A window from Streptomyces subrutilus encodes these proteins:
- a CDS encoding DUF4442 domain-containing protein, whose protein sequence is MSADQMNVGELLAATVPMARTLNLQFLETTPERAVVRLPDQPEYHNHVGGPHAGAMFTLAESASGAIVLAAFGEQLSRAVPLAVRAEIGYKKLAKGVVTATATLGRPAAEVVAELDAGGRPEFPVTIAIQREDEAVTGEMTVVWTLRPNAAG, encoded by the coding sequence ATGAGCGCAGACCAGATGAACGTGGGCGAACTGCTCGCCGCGACCGTGCCGATGGCCCGGACCTTGAACCTCCAGTTCCTGGAGACCACCCCCGAGCGCGCGGTCGTCCGCCTGCCGGACCAGCCCGAGTACCACAACCACGTCGGCGGCCCGCACGCCGGCGCCATGTTCACCCTCGCCGAGTCCGCGAGCGGCGCGATCGTCCTGGCCGCATTCGGCGAACAGCTCTCGCGGGCCGTACCCCTCGCCGTGAGGGCCGAGATCGGCTACAAGAAGCTCGCCAAGGGCGTCGTCACCGCCACCGCCACCCTCGGCCGCCCCGCCGCCGAGGTCGTCGCCGAACTCGACGCCGGCGGCCGCCCCGAGTTCCCCGTCACCATCGCCATCCAGCGCGAGGACGAGGCCGTGACCGGAGAGATGACCGTGGTCTGGACGCTCAGGCCCAACGCCGCGGGCTGA